The genomic stretch TGGTGGCCTACAACCACGAGACCGAGGAATACTTCACCATCAAGGCCAAGGCCGTGGTGATGGCCACCGGCGGTTCGGGCCGGCTCCACATCCAGAATTTCATGACCACCAACCACTACGGGGCCACCGGCGACGGCCTGGTGATGGGCTACCGGGCCGGGGTCGAGCTGTGCTTTTTGCACACGGTTCAGTTCCACCCCACCGGCGTCTCGTTCCCGGACCAGATCGAGGGCCTGCTTTTAACCGAGAAATTCCGCGGCGCCGGCGCGAATGTACTTAACAGCGACGGCGAGCAGTTCGTGTTCGAGCGCGAGCCCCGCGACGTGGAGGCCGCGGCCCTCATCCGGGAGTGCGTGGCACGTAGGAAAGGCATTGCCACGCCATCGGGAAAAGTAGGCGTCTGGTTGGACTCGCCCATGATCAACGACCTCAAGGGCCAGGGCACAGTGGAAAAGGAGTTCGTGGGCAAGTGGAAGATCTATATGCGGCACGGCATCGACATCTCCAAGGAGCCGATGCTGACCTATCCGACGTTACACTACCAAAACGGCGGCCTGAAGATCAATGCCCGGGCTGAGACCTCGCTGCCCGGGTTGTACGCGGCCGGAGAGGTGGCTGGCGGCATCCACGGGGAGAACCGGCTGATGGGCAACTCGCTTTTAGACGTCTGCGTGTTCGGCCGGCGGGCCGGGCAGTACGCGGCCGAATACATCAAGGCCGGCGCCAAGGACGGACCGCTCAATGTCGCGCATGTGAAGAAATACCACCAGGAGTTGGAGGCGGCCGGGCTGGGCAGGGAGCGGGTGTCGCCGATGCTGCTGCCGGACTACAGCAATCCCGAGGTCAAGAAGAACCAACTGACCACCAGCTATGTGGGAACCATCCGGTGATAAATATAAAATTCAAAACCAAAAATTCAAAATGGCCGAGAGCAATTCAGGCAAGCGATATGATCTACCTGAATTCCGTAGCATAAATATACACTACAGTCCTTTGAGGAGCTGAGGAGATACAGCTTTAAGGATGCGTTCTTGGCGTTTTGTTAATGTGACAATACGGGATAAGGTAAAACCTTTTGACTGATCACGCAAATAC from candidate division TA06 bacterium encodes the following:
- a CDS encoding FAD-binding protein codes for the protein MPYTPELKQLIQKVAATRPERVRRKKEGQEFPAMSMKECQAVLDAFHPDCKKTSKRPIGVGVNKGYAISPEIVDLLEAKSRVDPDKVDLTPRYQTDVLVVGGGGAGAATALMAAQHGAKAIILTKLRLGDANTMMAEGGIQAASKLEKDSPYYHYLDVLGGGHFKNVPELAEALVMDANETLSWLESLGCMLSKFPDGRLMTMHGGGTCRKRMHYAADITGAEIMRTLRDEVHNHPDDIRIVDFTSAVELALNDQGQCAGVVAYNHETEEYFTIKAKAVVMATGGSGRLHIQNFMTTNHYGATGDGLVMGYRAGVELCFLHTVQFHPTGVSFPDQIEGLLLTEKFRGAGANVLNSDGEQFVFEREPRDVEAAALIRECVARRKGIATPSGKVGVWLDSPMINDLKGQGTVEKEFVGKWKIYMRHGIDISKEPMLTYPTLHYQNGGLKINARAETSLPGLYAAGEVAGGIHGENRLMGNSLLDVCVFGRRAGQYAAEYIKAGAKDGPLNVAHVKKYHQELEAAGLGRERVSPMLLPDYSNPEVKKNQLTTSYVGTIR